In Syntrophorhabdaceae bacterium, the genomic stretch CGGTAGTCAAAATGGAGTATGACGACGATAAGGACGACGCCCAATACAAAAGCGGCGAGCTGTTTCAAAATAAAATTGGAAGATCCACTGTAGAACGAGCTTGTGGCGCTCACGAGATTGAGGATGCCTATGCCGAAAAGGAGAAGGCCGTTGCAAATGAGAAACCAATCAAGGTGGTAAAGCCTTCTCTTATCTATTCTCATGAACCGTTGCCTCCCTCGTCTCCTTGTTTGCCTTGTATACGCTTTGGGTTATGGCTTTGGCAATGGGAGCGGACTCACTCCCCCCGTGGCCGCCCATTTCCACCAGGACCGACATGGCAAGGCCCGGGTCTTCGGAGGGGGCATAGGCGATAAACCACGCATGGTCTCCAAAATGCTTCCCCTTATCCATCGACCCCGCCTGGGCGGTGCCCGTCTTTCCGCTGATGGCCACATTAGGGAGGCGGGACGCGTACGCTGTGCCGTTCGGCTCGTTTACCACGGCCCTCATGGCATCCTTTACTCTACGGAATACCTCCTTTTTCAACTTCACATTCGCCTTCATCACGGGCTCGAAGACTTTCACCGTCTTCCCTTCAGGCGAGACGATCTTGTGTACGATCTGGGGCTTGAACGTAACCCCTTCGTTCGCCACAAATGCGGAGAGCTGGACCAGTTGAATAGGGGTAAGCCACACTGCCCCCTGACCGATGGAGACGGAAACCGTCTCCCCGTCGTACCAGGGTTGGCCGAAAGTTTTTCTTTTCCACTCCGTGGAAGGGACCACGCCGCCCTTTTCAGCCGGCAGGTCGATCCCGGTAGGTTTCCCGAGGCCTATGGCGTCCGCCATCTCATGTATCCGGTCCACGCCGAGCTTCAACCCTACATTATAGAAGTAGACGTCGCATGATTCCGTAATGCCTCTACTGACGGCCACGCTTCCGTGACCCCCTTTCTTCCAGCATCGAAATGTGCGGTTGCCATAGAAGAAGCCGCCCCGGCAGTGGAAGCTGGTGTTATCGTTGACGATGCCCAGGTCCAATGCTTTCAAGGCGCTCACAATCTTGAAGGTCGAGCCCGGCGGGTACCTTCCCTGGATTGTCCTGTTCTGGAGGGGATGGGCGGAATCCGCGATAATGGCCTTCCAATCATCCTTGTTGATTCCTGATGAAAGTTTATTGGGATCGAAAGCCGGCCTGCTGATAAGGGCGCTGACCGCCCCTGTTTTCGGGTCCATGGCGATGGCTCCGCCCTTCTTGTTCTCATACCCTTTTTCCATCACCTGCTGCGTGTCGAGATCGATGTGGAGGTACAGATTGTTGCCGGGGGTAGGCTCCACAATGTCAAGGGTCCTGACCTCCCGCCCCATTGCATCAACCTCCACCCTCTTCTCGCCGTCTACCCCCCTCAAGTAGGTCTCGTACATCCTTTCAAGACCGTACCTGCCGATGTAATCGCCCGGAGAATAGTCCTTATATTCCTTTGCCTTAAGCTCCTCTCCGTTTATTTCCGAAACATAGCCGAGCATGTGGGCCGCCATCTTGCCATGGGGATAATTCCTCTTGGGCTCGATCTGTATGTTCACGCCCGGCAGGTAAACTCTGTGGGCTTCCACTTTGGCCAACTCATCCTTATTTACATCAGACCTTATTTTCACGGGGAAGGACGGGGGAAAGCCGCTTGCCGTCTTGAGTTTATCGAGGATCTCCTCCCTCTCGATATCGAGGAGCTTCGCCAGGCCGTCGACCGTCTGGCTGAAATCCTTTATGTCTTCCGGGGTGATGTAGACGTTGAAGGAAGGCCTGGTGTCTGCGAGCACTCTGCCGAGTTTATCGAACATGACGCCCCTTGGGGCGATCACTTTCTTGACCCTTATGCGGTTCTGCTCGGACAGTTTCCTCATCTCGTTTCCCCGCATGATCTGGAGGTCCCATAAACGGAGGGAAAGGACCACCATGGTGATGATGAGGATCAGCTTACACCACTTGAATTTCAGGGTAGGGGCGACTTGCTCTTCCATTTATTCCCTGCCGAGGATCTTGGTGTCAATGTATTCGATAAAGGTGAAAAGAAAAAGGGAAAGAAAACCTGTAAATATGGCATTAGGAATAGTATACAACATGACATTCACGATATTCCCCGTCTCTCCTTTGGAGAGCAGCGAGAGGGTAAGGAAGAGGAACGATTCGAGCACCACGAAACCGCTGGAAATGTAAGCGAAGCTGTACTTTGAATCGATATAGAGCTTATTTTTAAGAAACACGGTGATCACGAAAAGAGAAAGTTTCGTGAAGAGAATTGAGCCCGGGGGGGCGTTCGACAATATCTCCTGAAGGAGCCCGAGAAGAATGGCGGTCAGGAGACCTGCCTGAGGCCCGAGAAAGAGGGTTGCGTAGAGGATAAGAGGCGTGCCGAAATCGGGTTTAAAGAAATCGATGGGCAAGAAGGAGAGTACCGACGATTCGATTACAATCAGCACGATACCGAGCAGCACGGTGATGGAGAGCCTCATTGTTTCTTCACTATCAGGACTTCGTCCAGTCTTTTGAAATTGTTGTAAGGCATGACGTCCACATCGGTGAAAATGCCCGATTTGGCCCTGTTTACGGTAATCACAATGCCTGTGGGCATGCCTTTGGGATAGACGCCGTCTTTGCCCGACGTGACGAGCTTGTCCCCGATCTCCACCTCATCGTTTTTCAGGATGTATTTCAACTTTAACGTGCTCTGGCCGGTGCCTTCGAGCAGGCCCCTCGTCTGCTTACCCTCCACGAATACGTCCACGGAGGAATTGGTATCGTTGATGACCATAACCTTTGAGTGCCACCTGTCCACTTCCACCGCCTGCCCGACGAGACCTTTGGCGGTCACCACCGGCATCTTCTCTCTGATTCCGGATTCACTCCCCTTGTCGATGATGATGCACTTGAACCAGTTCTTCACGTCCTCACCCACGACCCTGGCAGCGATCATGGTATTCTTGCGCTGCTCCATAAGGTTGAGGACCGTCTTGAGCCGTTTATTTTCACTTTCCAAATCGGGAATACGCTGGTTCTCGAGCTCCAGCGTATCGAGCCTTTTCCTGAGCTGGACGTTTTCCTTCCGCGCGCCGACCGCGTCTATGTAGGTGTCATAAAGGTATCTGGCAAATCGGGCAGGTTTTCCGATGATCGACAGGGTAGGTCCCGCAAAACCGGCAACACCGCCCTTTATCGCGCCATATCCCTTTACCAGAAAAGATGCATTGGTGAATACGAGAAATGACGCGACGATCAGGAGAACAGAGATGACTATTACAATAGGGTTCTTCAATTCGGGGTATTCTTAGAAATAGGTTGCAATCTCCTTAAGGAGGCTTATTTCATCAAGGGCCCGTCCGGTCCCTTCGACCACCGCGGTCAGAGGGTTGTCTGCGATGATTACCGGCAAGCGCGTTACTTCCTTTATAAGGAGGTCCAGGTTCCGGAGCAGGGCGCCCCCGCCGCTGATCACGATGCCTTTGTCTACGATATCGGAGGCAAGTTCGGGAGGGGTACGCTCGAGGGCGATCCTTACCGCTTCCACGATGGCGTTCACGGGCTCGGCTATGGCTTCTCTTATTTCTTTGGACGAAATCTCAAGGGTCTTTGGTATGCCGCCCACGAGATCTCTTCCCTTTACTTCCATGGAAAGCTCTTCATCGTCGGGGGCAGGGTAGGCTGAACCTATATTGATTTTTATAAGCTCTGCGGTCCTCTCGCCGATAAGGAGGTTATACTTGCGCTTTACGTACTGGATTATGGCCTCATCGATCTTGTCTCCCGCCACCCGGACCGAGTTGCAGTAGACTATACCGGCGAGACTGATCACCGCCACCTCCGTGGTCCCTCCGCCTATGTCGACGATCATATTGCCGTTAGGCTCAGTGATGGGGAGTCCCACGCCTATCGCGGCAGCCATAGGCTCTTCGATGAGGTAGACTTCGCGCGCTCCGGCCGACTCAGCCGATTCCTTGACCGCCCTTTTTTCCACCGGCGTGATCCCCGAGGGAATCGATATGACGATGCGGGGCCGGGCATAGGATTTCTTATTGTGAATCCTTTGAATGAAGTACTTGAGCATCGCCTCCGTGATCTCGAAATCGGCAATGACTCCGTCTTTCAAGGGCCTTATGGCAATTATATTACCGGGAGTCTTTCCGAGCATCTTCTTGGCTTCCTCGCCTACGGCGATGACTTTCTTCCCGCCCCGATGGTCCTTATGAACCGCCACCACGGAAGGCTCATTCGATACAATTCCTTTTCCTTTCACATACACGAGGGTATTTGCCGTACCCAAATCTATAGCCAGGTCTTTTGATATAAATCCGAAGAGAGATTGAAACATAACTGTCTGTCCCCTTTTAAGCTAATTAAAGATATTGAAAAAACAGTCTTAATATACTATTTTAAGGAGTCAAAAGCAATAAACAATGGCGCAAGGGAGAGCTAATGTTAAGATTCATGAGAAAGTATGCAACCGGCTGGTTCATAAAGGCTATATTCGGGCTGATTATAATAGTGTTTATCTTCTGGGGCGTAGGAGGTATGGAAGATAAGGAAAAGGTCGTCGCTGAAGTAGGGTCCCATAAGATCACCAGGGTCGAGTATGAGGAAGCCTACAACCGGATGGTCAATATGTACCGGTCGATCTTCAAAGAAAAATTCGATGAGTCCATCGTCAGGAAGCTCAAATTGAGGGAATCTGCCATGAACGATCTCGTGGACCGATATCTCCTCATCCAGAAGGCATCCGAGCAGGGTATGACGGTGACGGACCAGCAATTCCGCGAATCTCTCGAAAGTATCCAGGCATTCAAGAAAGAGGGAAAATTCGACAAAAAACGTTACCTGGAGGCGCTCAAGGCGAGCGGCATAGAGCCCGCCAAATTCGAGGCATCCCAGAAGGCGGATCTCCTTGCCGCCCAAATGATGACCCTTATCAGGGACAACGGGTCGGTCAAAAGCGATGCGCAGGTGTACGATGCATACGTGAAGGACAAGGGCAAGATAAACCTCGCCTACATGGTATTTGACCCTGCCGATTACACGAAGAAGGCGGAGGTGAGCGATAAAGAGGCGGAGACGTTGTACGAAAAGGAGAAGGGCACCCATATGGGAGAAAGCCGCTACAGGCTCAAGTATATAACCGTGGCCCCCGGTTCTCCCGTAAAAGATGATGTCGCCTATATGGACCTCTTAAAATCGAAAGATATTGACGCATATGGAAAGGAGAAAGGCCTTCCCGTCACGGATCTCGGCATGATGAAAGAGTCGGAGGTGCGGGAGAGGCTCAAGAACCTGAAGGCCCAGGATTGGCTGAAAGGACTCAGGAAGGGTGACATTTCGCTGCCCGTAAGGATCGATGTGCGGTCTTACATCTTTCAGCTCGTCGATCTTGAACCGGGGAAACCCCTCGATAAGGCGACGGTCATGAAGGAGATCAAAGAGCGGATTGCCCGTGAAAAAGCGAAAGGCATGGCTAAGGCCGATGCCCAGGAGGCGGTGCGCAAGAAATCGATGACGTCGGCCAGGCAGACCGGGCTCATCCCGAGAAATTCGGTGGCATTGCCCAATATAGGCCCTCTCCCCAAAGACGGTGCGGGCATCATGACCTTGTCCAAGCGCGGCGAGATGTATGATAAGCCATTGGAGATCGCGGAAAAATATTATGTTTTTACCCTGCAAGAGGAAAAGGCGCCCGATAAAGAAGAGTGGGAAAAAGATAAAGGGACGTTTAAACAGTATCTGGCCCGGAAGAATGAGGACGAGTTCTATAAATCTTTCATGGCCGAATTAAGGACGAAAAGCAAAGTCAAAATCGACTGGAAGGATATCGCGGTCACCGAAAGCGACTGATGGTCTTTCTCGGAATAGATACATCCTGCGACGACACGTCAATCGCGTTGGTCGAGGATGGGACGAGAATTCTCTCCAGTATAGTCTCGAGCCAGATAGATCTCCACAAGGCATTCGGCGGCGTAGTTCCCGAGATCGCGTCGAGGAAGCACGTTGAGTTGATTGGAGGGCTCTACGCACAGGTCCTTGAAGAGGCAGGTCTGGGCGGAGGTGAAATCGACTGCCTGAGCGTTACCGCGGGGCCGGGCCTTATCGGATCGGTGCTGGTGGGCCTTACCTTCGCAAAAGGCCTCGCCCTCGCACTCGGGAAGCCCTTCGTCGCGGTGAACCATATCGAGGCCCATGCGCTCAGTATCTTTCTCGAGCGAAAAGTGGAATTTCCTTTCATCGCCCTGGTCGTCTCGGGCGGACATACGGTAATCCTCCTCATGGAAGAGCCGTGCCGGTTCCGGGTGCTCGGGACCACGAGAGACGACGCAGCGGGAGAGGCTTTCGACAAGATCGCGAAGTTCCTCGATATCGGATACCCCGGCGGAAGGATCATCGAAGAGTACGCGGGAAAGGGCAGGGGTAATGCCGTCTCCTTTCCAAGACCCATGGCGAATGAACCCAACTTTGATTTCAGCTTCAGCGGGTTGAAGACAGCCTTTATCACCTATGTGAAAAAGCACGGGGTAAGGGAAGAGAATTTGAGTGATATACTTGCCTCCTTCCAGGAAGCGGTATTCGATGTCCTCTCCTTGAAGGTTTTGAAAGCAGCGATACACCACAAGATTTCGAAGGTTGTAGTGGGAGGGGGCGTGGCTTCCAACGGCAGGTTGAGAGAGGTGTTTCTGAAAAAGGGGCTCGACAGCGGAGTGGAGGTGATATTCTCGTCGCCCCGCTTCTGCACCGACAACGCCGCGATGGTAACTGTTGCCGGACACTTCCACTATGCCCGGTACGGCGCTTCTTTTGATCTCGATTCGCAGGGGTATTCGAGGATGTCCCTTCGCTGATCATGCTCAAGAAAAGCCTTTCCCAACACCTTATCAGAGATAAAAATATCACCGCCAAACTGGTGAAGGCAGCCGGGGTGGAAGCCACCGACACGGTGGTGGAGATCGGAGCCGGTCATGGGGACCTCACTGGACCGCTCTGCGAAAAGGCGGGCTTTGTCTACGCCGTGGAGCTTGACCGCACGTGCGCCGAATACCTGGAGACCCTTCAGAAAAAATATAAGAACCTCGAAGTTATCTTCGGAGACATCCTCAAGACGCCCCTGGCCCAGTTCAAAAGGGAGAAGCGCCTCAAAATCGTGGGGAATATCCCTTACCAGATCACGGCGCCCATCATCTTTAAGATACTGGAGGAAAGAACTATAATAGAGAGCGTGTACCTGACGATGCAAAAGGAGATAGCGCTGAGAATCGCCAGCCCGCCTTTTTCCCGGGCCTACGGCGCCATATCGGCGGTGTGCCGGATATTCGCGGACGTGAAAATACTTTTCTTCATGAAACCCGGGCTTTTTGTGCCTCCCCCGAAGATCGACAGTGCCTTCGTCTCGATGGTCCTGAAGGAAGATGAATACGCCACGGACAATGAATTAATGAGCTTCGCAAGGGCTAGTTTTCAGAACAAGAGAAAATACCTGAGCTATGCTCTCTCGAAAATGATCGACGGGGAGACGCTGTCCGCCCTTTATCAAGCCATGGGCTTTCCCCCTTCCATAAGGGCCGAAGAAGTGGAGCCGCAGAAAATAAAAGAAATCTATGAATGGATCAAGGCAAGGAAAGAGGGGGCGCATATAAAGCGCACGGGTCCCGCATGAACAGAGATAAACCGATAGGGTTCACCACCACCATACCGGTGGAATGCCTTTTCGCCGGCGGCTTCCGGCCGACCGATCTCAATAATGTGTTCATCACCGATCCCGAGCCCATGCGATTCATCGCGAGGGCCGAAGGCGACGGGTTCCCGAAGAGCATGTGCAACTGGGTGAAGGGGATCTACGGCGTGGTCATGGAACACGGCCTCGACACGGTGGTAACCGTGATGGAAGGCGATTGCTCGAATACCCTCGCCTTATCGGAAATATTGCAGTATAAGGGGGTAAAGACCATCCCCTTCTCCTATCCCTACGATAAGGACGAAAAGGTCCTGAGCCGGGAGATCGAAAAGCTTTCCCACGCCTTCTCCGCCGACGGCGAAGCTTTTAAGAAGGCGGAACAAGGCCTCGAGGAGGTAAGGAAGAAGCTCGCCCTTATCGACCGTATGACATGGGATGAGGGTGTGGTCAGCGGAGAAGAGAACCACCTCTGGCTGGTGCGCTCTTCCGACATGCTCGGCGACTACATGGAATACGGCCTGATGGCGGATAATTTCATCGCCGCCGCCTCGGCCCGGGAGCCGGTCAAAGGGGTGAGGCTCGGCTATATCGGCGTTCCCCCTATTCCCCTAGACTTCTATGGTTTCATAGCGAGTGTGGGGGGGCAAGTGGTGTACAATGAGGTGCAGCGGCAATTTTCCCTTCCCTATTTCGGGAAGGAGATCACTGAGAGGTACCTTCTCTATACCTACCCCTACGACGTCTTTTCGCGGGTCAAAGATATCCGGTCCGAGATAGAGAGGAGGTCCATTAGGGGGATCATCCATTACGTCCAGGCCTTCTGCTTCAGGATTATGGAAGATGTGATACTGCGGGAGACCCTCGGAGTGCCGGTACTTACCATAGAGGGGGACCTGCCCAAGCCCCTCGATTCAAGGACGAAACTCCGGATCGAGGCTTTCGTAGAAGTACTGACGGGGAGGAGCTGATGGAGCGGACCAGACGGTGTACGATCAGCAAGGAAGGGATAGGCTTTTTCAAAGCCATTCTCGAATCCTATGAAGACGTAGGTATATTTTCCGTTCTCGACGGGAAAAAGGGCATCATCGAGATCATTTACCCCGCCCCTTTCGAAAAAGATATGGACGGCATAATCAAGGATATGGCCCGCTACGGCATCACGATCGAGGAAGTGCACAATGGGTAAGGTCAGGAAGATACTGGAGGCCGCTATGGGCAAAGAGGCGCTCTACGGCGACGTATACAGGGAGGAACGTACCTACACCCATATTCAGCTCGAATCCGGAAAAATTGAAAAAATAGAGAAGGGCACCGACAAAGGCGTGGGCATCCGGGTGATCAGCCCGTGGAAGACCTGGTACGGATCGACCAATTCCTTCGAAGAGGAGGGGCTGCTCGATATGGCGAAGGATCTCCGGAGGTTCTCGAAAGAAGGTGAATCCGGCCGGATCGGCGCAGGGCGGAATCTCGAATGTAACTATCCCTTCAATATCACCGTTGCCCCGGAAGGGGTGGAGATGAACCGGAAGCTGGTCATGGTGAAGAACTTGGAGGCTCTCGCCAAGGCGTTGGAGCCCAGGATCAGGCAGGTACGGGTCGTTTATCGGGATACGCGTCAGGACGTGACTATCTTCACCAGCGAAGGTTCTGAAATCATGGATGACCGGACCCAGGTGGTCCTCAACCTCCTCCTTGTGGGAGAGGAAAAGGGAGAAATGCAGACCGCCTACGAGGCCATAGGCGGGTTTTACGGGTTTGAATATTTTACCGAAGAGATGATCGAAGGGCTTGCACGTAAGACCGCGAAGCGCCTCACGGGGCTACTGGGGGCTGTGGAGGCGCCAATGGGGACCAGGACCGTGGTCCTCGCCTCGGAAGCGGGCGGCACCATGATCCACGAAGCGATTGGCCATGGTCTCGAGGCGGACCTCGCGATGGAGGGACTTTCCTGCTATAAAGACCTCATAGGTCAAAATATTGCCTCTTCCCTTATAAATGTGGTGGACGACGCCACCATTCCCCATATGAGGGGTACCTATTGCTTCGACGATGAAGGCACTCCCGCAGAGCGGACAATGCTCGTCCGTGACGGGGTCCTCGTCAACTACCTCTTCGACAGGTACCATGCATTGAAATACGGCAAGCCCTCAACCGGCAACGGGAGGAGGGAGTCCTTCAGGCACAGGCCCATCCCGAGAATGAGCAATACCATGATTCTTTCCGGGAATAGCGATCCCGCGACGATCATCGCGTCGGTGGACGACGGCGTCCTGGTCGTGAAAATGGGCGGGGGTCAGGTCGACACGGTACGGGGTGATTTCGTATTCGAGATATCGGAGGGCTACATCATCGATAAGGGCGCAGTAGGACCCATGATCAAAAACGCCACCATGATGGGCAGCGGATTGAAAGTGCTGCAGGAAATCGACATGGTGGGCAATGACCTCGGTTTCGGCATAGGGACCTGCGGCAAGGACGGACAGGGTGTGCCCGTCGCCGACGCCCAGCCCACACTCAGGATACCCGAGATAGTAGTGGGCGGCAAGGCAACGGGCTAAGATTCCACCCTGCCTCCCTTTCCCCTCGCTCCGCAATGCATGTCAGGCGGCCGCGCGCCCTTGTAATCGGACATTTAAGAAATTAAATATATTCTAAACAATTTAAGCTGCCGGTGAGGCAAAGCCGCCTTTACTCGTGAGCGAGACGGCTTCACCACCTCATGGAATACTCTGCAAAGGGAACGGCGGTCAATAATGAGCGGTTGGAGTAAAGAAGCCATCCAACCCGCGTGGAGGCGCGTATGAAGTATATTACAAGAAGGGGCTTTCTTCTCGGTACCGGGTCGGGGTGTGCAATAGGCCTTGCCGCGGCCGGCAGTCTGTTCGCCGCGACGAAGAAGGAGGGCGCGGCAGAAAATGAAATCTCGCCGACAGAAGACCTGATGAGGGAGCACGGTATTCTCCGCAGGATTTTTCTCATCTACCGGGACTGGATAAGACGGCTAAGGGCAGGCAAGACGGATGAGATCGACACCCTTGCCGACTCCGGACGTATTATCCGGACTTTTGTGGAGGATTATCACGAGAAGCTCGAAGAAGACTACCTCTTTCCGCGGTTGAAAAAGGCGGGGAAAGAGCTCGATCTGGTCGAAATCCTTACGGAGCAACACCGGACGGGCAGAATGATTACGGATAAGGTGCTCGGCCTCACGAGCATCGGCTCAGTGGGGGCGGAAAATAACGGGAAGACGCTTGTACGGCTTTTGAGCGCCTTCGTCCGCATGTATGAGCCTCACGCAGACCGTGAGGATACGGTTCTTTTCCCGGCTTTCCATAAAATCATATCTTCGGCAAAATATGACAAATTAGGAGATATATTCGAAGGAAAG encodes the following:
- a CDS encoding hemerythrin domain-containing protein; the protein is MKYITRRGFLLGTGSGCAIGLAAAGSLFAATKKEGAAENEISPTEDLMREHGILRRIFLIYRDWIRRLRAGKTDEIDTLADSGRIIRTFVEDYHEKLEEDYLFPRLKKAGKELDLVEILTEQHRTGRMITDKVLGLTSIGSVGAENNGKTLVRLLSAFVRMYEPHADREDTVLFPAFHKIISSAKYDKLGDIFEGKEKQLFGEDGFEKMVEKVASIEKKLGLYDLARFTPRL
- the rsmA gene encoding 16S rRNA (adenine(1518)-N(6)/adenine(1519)-N(6))-dimethyltransferase RsmA — translated: MLKKSLSQHLIRDKNITAKLVKAAGVEATDTVVEIGAGHGDLTGPLCEKAGFVYAVELDRTCAEYLETLQKKYKNLEVIFGDILKTPLAQFKREKRLKIVGNIPYQITAPIIFKILEERTIIESVYLTMQKEIALRIASPPFSRAYGAISAVCRIFADVKILFFMKPGLFVPPPKIDSAFVSMVLKEDEYATDNELMSFARASFQNKRKYLSYALSKMIDGETLSALYQAMGFPPSIRAEEVEPQKIKEIYEWIKARKEGAHIKRTGPA
- a CDS encoding rod shape-determining protein: MFQSLFGFISKDLAIDLGTANTLVYVKGKGIVSNEPSVVAVHKDHRGGKKVIAVGEEAKKMLGKTPGNIIAIRPLKDGVIADFEITEAMLKYFIQRIHNKKSYARPRIVISIPSGITPVEKRAVKESAESAGAREVYLIEEPMAAAIGVGLPITEPNGNMIVDIGGGTTEVAVISLAGIVYCNSVRVAGDKIDEAIIQYVKRKYNLLIGERTAELIKINIGSAYPAPDDEELSMEVKGRDLVGGIPKTLEISSKEIREAIAEPVNAIVEAVRIALERTPPELASDIVDKGIVISGGGALLRNLDLLIKEVTRLPVIIADNPLTAVVEGTGRALDEISLLKEIATYF
- the tsaD gene encoding tRNA (adenosine(37)-N6)-threonylcarbamoyltransferase complex transferase subunit TsaD, with amino-acid sequence MVFLGIDTSCDDTSIALVEDGTRILSSIVSSQIDLHKAFGGVVPEIASRKHVELIGGLYAQVLEEAGLGGGEIDCLSVTAGPGLIGSVLVGLTFAKGLALALGKPFVAVNHIEAHALSIFLERKVEFPFIALVVSGGHTVILLMEEPCRFRVLGTTRDDAAGEAFDKIAKFLDIGYPGGRIIEEYAGKGRGNAVSFPRPMANEPNFDFSFSGLKTAFITYVKKHGVREENLSDILASFQEAVFDVLSLKVLKAAIHHKISKVVVGGGVASNGRLREVFLKKGLDSGVEVIFSSPRFCTDNAAMVTVAGHFHYARYGASFDLDSQGYSRMSLR
- the mreC gene encoding rod shape-determining protein MreC, with translation MKNPIVIVISVLLIVASFLVFTNASFLVKGYGAIKGGVAGFAGPTLSIIGKPARFARYLYDTYIDAVGARKENVQLRKRLDTLELENQRIPDLESENKRLKTVLNLMEQRKNTMIAARVVGEDVKNWFKCIIIDKGSESGIREKMPVVTAKGLVGQAVEVDRWHSKVMVINDTNSSVDVFVEGKQTRGLLEGTGQSTLKLKYILKNDEVEIGDKLVTSGKDGVYPKGMPTGIVITVNRAKSGIFTDVDVMPYNNFKRLDEVLIVKKQ
- a CDS encoding 2-hydroxyacyl-CoA dehydratase, with translation MNRDKPIGFTTTIPVECLFAGGFRPTDLNNVFITDPEPMRFIARAEGDGFPKSMCNWVKGIYGVVMEHGLDTVVTVMEGDCSNTLALSEILQYKGVKTIPFSYPYDKDEKVLSREIEKLSHAFSADGEAFKKAEQGLEEVRKKLALIDRMTWDEGVVSGEENHLWLVRSSDMLGDYMEYGLMADNFIAAASAREPVKGVRLGYIGVPPIPLDFYGFIASVGGQVVYNEVQRQFSLPYFGKEITERYLLYTYPYDVFSRVKDIRSEIERRSIRGIIHYVQAFCFRIMEDVILRETLGVPVLTIEGDLPKPLDSRTKLRIEAFVEVLTGRS
- a CDS encoding DUF4911 domain-containing protein; protein product: MERTRRCTISKEGIGFFKAILESYEDVGIFSVLDGKKGIIEIIYPAPFEKDMDGIIKDMARYGITIEEVHNG
- the mrdA gene encoding penicillin-binding protein 2 codes for the protein MEEQVAPTLKFKWCKLILIITMVVLSLRLWDLQIMRGNEMRKLSEQNRIRVKKVIAPRGVMFDKLGRVLADTRPSFNVYITPEDIKDFSQTVDGLAKLLDIEREEILDKLKTASGFPPSFPVKIRSDVNKDELAKVEAHRVYLPGVNIQIEPKRNYPHGKMAAHMLGYVSEINGEELKAKEYKDYSPGDYIGRYGLERMYETYLRGVDGEKRVEVDAMGREVRTLDIVEPTPGNNLYLHIDLDTQQVMEKGYENKKGGAIAMDPKTGAVSALISRPAFDPNKLSSGINKDDWKAIIADSAHPLQNRTIQGRYPPGSTFKIVSALKALDLGIVNDNTSFHCRGGFFYGNRTFRCWKKGGHGSVAVSRGITESCDVYFYNVGLKLGVDRIHEMADAIGLGKPTGIDLPAEKGGVVPSTEWKRKTFGQPWYDGETVSVSIGQGAVWLTPIQLVQLSAFVANEGVTFKPQIVHKIVSPEGKTVKVFEPVMKANVKLKKEVFRRVKDAMRAVVNEPNGTAYASRLPNVAISGKTGTAQAGSMDKGKHFGDHAWFIAYAPSEDPGLAMSVLVEMGGHGGSESAPIAKAITQSVYKANKETREATVHENR
- a CDS encoding SurA N-terminal domain-containing protein, which gives rise to MLRFMRKYATGWFIKAIFGLIIIVFIFWGVGGMEDKEKVVAEVGSHKITRVEYEEAYNRMVNMYRSIFKEKFDESIVRKLKLRESAMNDLVDRYLLIQKASEQGMTVTDQQFRESLESIQAFKKEGKFDKKRYLEALKASGIEPAKFEASQKADLLAAQMMTLIRDNGSVKSDAQVYDAYVKDKGKINLAYMVFDPADYTKKAEVSDKEAETLYEKEKGTHMGESRYRLKYITVAPGSPVKDDVAYMDLLKSKDIDAYGKEKGLPVTDLGMMKESEVRERLKNLKAQDWLKGLRKGDISLPVRIDVRSYIFQLVDLEPGKPLDKATVMKEIKERIAREKAKGMAKADAQEAVRKKSMTSARQTGLIPRNSVALPNIGPLPKDGAGIMTLSKRGEMYDKPLEIAEKYYVFTLQEEKAPDKEEWEKDKGTFKQYLARKNEDEFYKSFMAELRTKSKVKIDWKDIAVTESD
- a CDS encoding TldD/PmbA family protein encodes the protein MGKVRKILEAAMGKEALYGDVYREERTYTHIQLESGKIEKIEKGTDKGVGIRVISPWKTWYGSTNSFEEEGLLDMAKDLRRFSKEGESGRIGAGRNLECNYPFNITVAPEGVEMNRKLVMVKNLEALAKALEPRIRQVRVVYRDTRQDVTIFTSEGSEIMDDRTQVVLNLLLVGEEKGEMQTAYEAIGGFYGFEYFTEEMIEGLARKTAKRLTGLLGAVEAPMGTRTVVLASEAGGTMIHEAIGHGLEADLAMEGLSCYKDLIGQNIASSLINVVDDATIPHMRGTYCFDDEGTPAERTMLVRDGVLVNYLFDRYHALKYGKPSTGNGRRESFRHRPIPRMSNTMILSGNSDPATIIASVDDGVLVVKMGGGQVDTVRGDFVFEISEGYIIDKGAVGPMIKNATMMGSGLKVLQEIDMVGNDLGFGIGTCGKDGQGVPVADAQPTLRIPEIVVGGKATG